Proteins from a single region of Carassius carassius chromosome 25, fCarCar2.1, whole genome shotgun sequence:
- the lrrc69 gene encoding leucine-rich repeat-containing protein 69, with protein MVNDSIIKALKTKSKSLNLSCRKITHLPEVFARLTWIVVLKLNNNYLSNLPAELMCLQKLTELNLGNNVLEEIPPVLKHFSCLNKLYLYGNRISLLSPEVLEGLLNLQLLNLNHNRIKVIPAEIKWLCSLKSISVTDNLLQQIPAELGLMKCLTEINFTNNKLTQIPQQLYNLPQLRKLYLARNNLTELPEGALGWKKLKILDVAGNRLSVFPVGFQFLTLEELFFEGNSIVPFTLIESVQEKEVLSLKELSARLILQQSTNKLSVLSRALPAYPELQEMLSHWGQCALCSQPFLTTWLECVQFINTRKQMGMKSSQSVPVRVLLCSYDCFNRDDHQCYGLVRL; from the exons ATGGTAAACGATTCAATTATCAAAGCGTTAAAGACGAAGTCAAAGTCACTTAATTTGAGCTGTAGGAAAATTACACATCTTCCAGAAGTTTTTGCGAGGCTAACGTGGATTGTTGTATTAAAGTTGAATAATAACTACCTGTCGAATCTGCCGGCTGAACTGATGTGTCTGCAAAAG TTGACGGAGCTCAATCTGGGAAATAATGTTCTTGAGGAGATCCCACCCGTGTTAAAACACTTCAGTTGCCTAAATAAACTGTATTTATATGGAAACAGAATCAGCCTTTTGTCACCAGAGGTGCTGG AGGGTCTACTAAACCTTCAGCTTCTCAATTTGAACCACAATAGAATCAAAGTCATTCCTGCAGAAATAAAATG GCTGTGTAGTCTAAAAAGCATTAGTGTCACAGACAATCTTTTGCAGCAGATTCCAGCTGAACTGGGCTTGATGAAGTGTTTGACTGAGATTAACTTCACTAATAATAAACTGACTCAAATACCACAGCAGTTATACAATTTACCACAGCTGAGGAAATTGTATTTGGCCCGAAACAACCTGACAGAACTACCAGAG GGGGCCCTTGGTTGGAAAAAACTGAAGATCTTGGATGTTGCTGGAAATCGTTTATCTGTGTTTCCAGTTGGT TTTCAGTTTCTCACATTGGAGGAACTATTCTTTGAAGGAAACAGTATAGTTCCATTCACACTGATAGAGTCTGTTCAAGAGAAAGAAGTCCTCTCATTAAAG GAGCTCTCAGCCAGGCTCATCCTCCAGCAGAGCACTAATAAGTTGTCAGTGCTGTCCAGAGCTCTGCCAGCATACCCAGAGCTGCAGGAAATGCTTTCTCACTGGGGCCAGTGTGCTCTGTGCTCACAGCCCTTCCTCACCACCTGGCTGGAGTGTGTGCAGTTCATCAACACCAGGAAG CAGATGGGGATGAAAAGCTCTCAGTCTGTTCCAGTCAGAGTTCTGCTGTGTTCCTACGACTGCTTCAACAGAGATGACCATCAGTGCTATGGGCTTGTACgattataa